The following are encoded together in the Pleurocapsa sp. FMAR1 genome:
- a CDS encoding SLC13 family permease has translation MTIFLTLGVVVVALICFITELLPVDITALCVAVVLIVLGLVTPDEGIAGFGNSATITVMAMFILSAGISRTGVIQVFRDLLLKWGGKSITRQILVMGLLVGPISGFINNTAVVAIFLPIVEEWCRKRGISPSKLLIPLSFVTILGGMITVIGTSTNVLASGISKDLGYGEFHLFQFTGLGVITFLVGLTYLAFIAPRLLPNRKNPNSDLVSEGYGLEDYVTEVVVTPSSKLIGSTFRSAQLQRNSQVDVLEIIRDKERLPQPVTSRTIRAEDILLVRGKTENVLQIKTEQGLDILPDVKFKQKNLETELNSANEGVAEVLILSNSRLIGTTLKDLRFRQRYNLTVLAIRRGEELIRDRLGKVSLRFGDLLLVQGAKQSLLGLQTTRELLVMEQKEPELVRRDKAWIAIGIVLGVILLAAFDVLPILVSALVGVVLMIITGCLKPGEVYGAVRWDVIFLLAGLIPLGTAMENSGATKWLADNILAVGGNLSGYWILLFFFVITSLITEILSNNASVVLLIPIAAKVAESLNLNPIAMMFAVTFAASNSFMTPIGYQTNTMVYSPGGYKFWDFFRVGAPLNLIMAIITPLLIMSLYGL, from the coding sequence ATGACTATTTTTCTTACGTTAGGTGTAGTTGTTGTAGCTTTAATCTGTTTTATTACTGAATTACTACCTGTAGACATTACTGCTTTGTGTGTAGCGGTAGTATTAATTGTTTTAGGGTTAGTTACTCCCGATGAAGGCATAGCTGGGTTTGGTAACTCTGCCACAATTACCGTCATGGCAATGTTTATCCTCAGCGCAGGAATTAGTCGTACTGGAGTAATTCAAGTATTTCGCGATTTACTCCTTAAGTGGGGTGGCAAGAGTATTACTCGCCAGATCTTAGTTATGGGATTACTTGTCGGTCCTATTTCTGGATTTATTAATAACACGGCAGTAGTAGCAATATTCTTACCGATTGTGGAAGAATGGTGCAGAAAGCGAGGTATATCTCCTTCTAAGCTTTTAATTCCCTTATCTTTTGTCACTATTTTAGGAGGCATGATTACCGTTATTGGTACATCGACTAATGTTCTTGCCAGCGGTATTTCTAAAGATTTGGGATATGGAGAATTTCATCTGTTTCAGTTTACAGGGTTGGGTGTTATTACTTTTTTAGTTGGTTTGACTTATTTGGCTTTTATTGCTCCCCGTCTATTGCCCAACCGTAAAAATCCAAATAGTGATTTAGTTAGTGAAGGCTATGGCTTAGAAGATTATGTTACCGAAGTTGTCGTTACCCCTAGTTCCAAATTAATTGGCAGTACCTTTCGTTCGGCGCAATTACAGCGTAATTCACAGGTAGATGTATTAGAAATTATCCGAGACAAAGAGCGTTTACCTCAACCTGTTACAAGCCGAACTATTCGTGCCGAGGATATTCTCTTAGTACGGGGAAAAACAGAAAATGTATTACAAATTAAAACAGAGCAGGGTTTGGATATTTTACCTGATGTTAAATTCAAGCAAAAAAACTTAGAAACAGAGCTAAATTCTGCTAATGAAGGAGTTGCTGAAGTTTTGATTTTATCTAACTCCCGTTTAATTGGCACAACCCTCAAAGACTTGCGTTTTCGTCAACGCTATAACCTAACAGTATTAGCTATTCGTCGAGGAGAAGAACTAATTAGAGACAGATTAGGTAAAGTGAGTCTGCGGTTTGGTGACTTGCTGTTAGTTCAAGGAGCGAAACAAAGTTTACTGGGTTTACAAACCACCAGAGAATTACTAGTTATGGAGCAAAAAGAGCCTGAATTGGTCCGTCGTGATAAAGCTTGGATTGCTATAGGCATTGTCCTCGGAGTTATTCTGCTAGCTGCGTTTGACGTATTGCCAATTTTAGTCAGTGCATTAGTTGGGGTTGTATTAATGATTATTACGGGTTGTTTAAAGCCAGGAGAAGTATATGGCGCAGTGCGTTGGGACGTAATATTTCTCTTAGCAGGATTAATTCCTTTAGGTACGGCAATGGAAAACTCTGGCGCAACTAAATGGCTGGCAGATAATATTTTGGCTGTTGGTGGCAACTTAAGCGGCTACTGGATATTGCTATTTTTCTTTGTCATTACTTCTCTGATAACAGAAATACTTTCTAATAATGCTTCAGTGGTGCTATTAATTCCTATTGCAGCCAAAGTAGCTGAATCACTCAACCTCAATCCTATAGCAATGATGTTTGCCGTTACCTTTGCAGCTTCTAATAGCTTTATGACTCCGATTGGCTATCAAACAAATACAATGGTTTATAGTCCTGGTGGTTATAAATTTTGGGATTTTTTCCGAGTTGGCGCACCTTTGAACTTAATTATGGCAATTATCACGCCCTTGCTAATTATGTCTTTATACGGACTGTAA
- the trpC gene encoding indole-3-glycerol phosphate synthase TrpC yields the protein MQIRRRNPNPKVKSGEVIYQSKIPNAEPNNILEEIVWHKEVEVEQMRDRLPLMQLQQQVKDASAPQNFLAALHNGKTNPALIAEVKKASPSKGVIREDFNPVAIAKAYEKAGASCLSVLTDQKFFQGSFDHLNLVRQVVDLPLLCKEFVIYPYQIYFARAKGADAILLIAAVLEDKDLNYFVKITKALGMTPLIEVHTLEELDRVLAVDGVELIGINNRNLEDFSVSLQTTRDILAARKETLEQRGILVVSESGLHTPEDLKTLKAAGAKAVLIGESLVKQENIEQAVANLFKA from the coding sequence ATGCAGATTAGACGTAGAAATCCTAACCCCAAAGTCAAGTCAGGAGAAGTGATATATCAATCAAAGATTCCTAATGCCGAACCAAATAATATCTTAGAAGAGATCGTTTGGCATAAAGAGGTTGAAGTTGAACAGATGCGCGATCGCCTGCCTCTAATGCAATTGCAGCAGCAGGTAAAGGATGCTTCTGCGCCTCAAAATTTTTTAGCTGCTTTGCATAATGGTAAAACTAATCCTGCTTTAATTGCCGAGGTCAAAAAAGCCTCACCTTCCAAGGGAGTAATTAGAGAAGACTTTAATCCAGTGGCGATCGCCAAAGCCTATGAAAAAGCGGGTGCAAGCTGTTTATCTGTTTTAACCGATCAAAAATTCTTCCAGGGAAGCTTCGATCATCTGAATTTAGTCAGACAGGTAGTAGACTTACCTCTGTTGTGTAAAGAATTTGTTATTTATCCTTATCAGATATATTTCGCTCGCGCTAAGGGTGCAGATGCCATACTCTTAATTGCTGCGGTGTTAGAAGATAAAGACTTAAATTACTTTGTCAAAATAACCAAAGCTTTGGGCATGACTCCTTTAATAGAAGTGCATACTCTAGAAGAGTTAGATCGAGTACTGGCGGTTGATGGGGTAGAGTTAATTGGGATTAATAATCGCAACCTAGAAGATTTTTCCGTTAGCCTTCAGACTACTAGGGATATTTTGGCAGCTAGAAAAGAAACGCTCGAACAGCGCGGTATCTTAGTCGTAAGTGAATCTGGTTTACATACCCCAGAAGACTTGAAAACGCTTAAAGCAGCAGGTGCAAAAGCAGTTTTAATTGGTGAATCTTTAGTTAAGCAAGAAAATATCGAGCAAGCAGTAGCTAATTTATTTAAGGCGTAA
- a CDS encoding pyridoxal phosphate-dependent aminotransferase, with amino-acid sequence MKLSARVNQVSPSLTLAIAAKAKAMQAKGIDVCSFSAGEPDFPTPKHICEAAKTALDEGKTRYGAAVGELRLREAIANKLKKDNNLNYEADNIIVTNGGKFSLFNLMQVLIEPGDEVIIPAPYWLSYPEMVKLAGGTPVIVETSAENDYKITIEQLEQAITPNTKLFVFNSPSNPTGTVYAPNEVKALAKIIVERDILVVSDEIYEKILYDDAQHLSIGSIDEEIFKRTITSSGFAKSHSMTGWRVGYAAAPMEILKAMAKIQGHSTSNVCTFAQYGAIAALESSQECVQEMVQAFAQRRSYMHAAVNTISGLSCPKPYGAFYLFVDISKTGKKSLDFCNQLLETKQMAAIPGVAFGMDDCIRFSYATDMDTIKEGIKRLTEFVDS; translated from the coding sequence ATGAAACTATCAGCAAGAGTAAATCAAGTATCACCATCTCTTACCTTGGCAATTGCTGCCAAAGCTAAAGCTATGCAAGCTAAAGGCATAGATGTCTGTAGCTTTAGTGCAGGAGAACCAGATTTTCCGACACCAAAGCATATTTGCGAAGCTGCTAAAACTGCCTTGGATGAAGGCAAAACTCGCTATGGTGCTGCGGTAGGGGAGTTGAGGCTTAGAGAAGCGATCGCCAATAAACTCAAAAAGGATAATAATCTTAATTACGAAGCGGACAATATTATTGTTACCAACGGTGGCAAGTTTTCTTTGTTTAACCTGATGCAGGTGTTGATTGAGCCAGGAGATGAGGTAATTATTCCTGCACCCTATTGGTTAAGCTATCCAGAAATGGTTAAACTAGCTGGAGGTACGCCTGTTATTGTCGAGACTTCGGCGGAGAATGACTATAAAATTACCATAGAGCAGCTAGAGCAGGCTATTACACCTAATACTAAGCTGTTTGTGTTTAATTCCCCTTCTAACCCCACGGGGACAGTTTACGCACCCAATGAAGTAAAAGCATTAGCTAAAATAATCGTTGAGCGAGATATCTTAGTGGTTTCGGATGAGATCTACGAAAAAATTCTTTATGATGATGCTCAACATCTAAGTATTGGTTCGATAGACGAGGAAATATTTAAGCGCACCATTACCAGTAGTGGTTTTGCCAAAAGCCATTCCATGACTGGCTGGCGAGTAGGTTATGCAGCAGCACCAATGGAAATCCTCAAGGCAATGGCTAAAATTCAAGGGCATAGTACCTCTAATGTTTGCACCTTTGCCCAATATGGCGCGATCGCAGCATTAGAATCATCTCAAGAATGTGTGCAGGAAATGGTTCAAGCTTTTGCTCAACGCCGAAGTTATATGCACGCAGCAGTAAATACTATTTCTGGCTTAAGCTGTCCTAAACCCTATGGTGCATTTTATCTTTTTGTAGATATCTCCAAGACTGGTAAAAAATCCCTCGATTTTTGTAATCAGTTGTTAGAAACTAAACAGATGGCTGCCATTCCTGGTGTGGCATTTGGCATGGATGATTGTATTCGCTTTTCCTATGCTACAGATATGGACACGATTAAAGAGGGAATTAAAAGATTAACTGAGTTTGTTGATAGCTAA
- a CDS encoding NUMOD4 domain-containing protein — MQKISKIKLVPQLSGLTEYWLDIPDYESYYQISNFGRVKSLDRIITQQNGKKQFAKGKVLKPCITNKGYFKVHLLLNAKRKSRSIHRLVAQAFLPNPFHKPQVNHINGCKIDNNLCNLEWNTQSEQQIHAYQNGLQPKGEKHHYAKLTLKEVIQIKQLLKSNILQKDIAAKFNVSQQIISTINTGTRWNHIAA, encoded by the coding sequence ATGCAAAAAATATCAAAAATAAAATTAGTACCACAATTAAGTGGCTTAACTGAATATTGGTTAGATATCCCAGATTATGAAAGTTACTACCAAATTTCAAATTTTGGTAGAGTAAAAAGTCTAGACCGTATTATCACTCAGCAAAATGGAAAAAAACAGTTCGCTAAAGGGAAAGTTCTGAAACCCTGCATAACGAATAAAGGTTATTTTAAGGTTCATCTATTGCTTAATGCAAAAAGAAAGAGCAGGTCAATACATCGTCTTGTAGCTCAAGCATTCTTACCTAATCCATTCCACAAACCTCAAGTGAATCATATCAATGGCTGTAAGATTGATAACAATTTGTGTAACTTAGAATGGAATACTCAATCTGAGCAGCAAATACACGCTTATCAAAATGGATTACAGCCCAAAGGAGAGAAGCATCATTACGCTAAACTAACTCTCAAAGAAGTAATCCAAATCAAACAATTGCTAAAAAGTAATATTTTGCAAAAGGATATAGCTGCCAAATTCAATGTTAGTCAACAGATAATCAGTACTATCAACACTGGAACTAGATGGAATCATATTGCAGCATGA
- a CDS encoding Hsp70 family protein — protein MGNIVGIDLGTTNSVAAFKFANLEVVTAPDNPAPDRTLTRSVIALENNQIIVGNDAYQKLKADPENVIISIKRLIGRGFGDSVVQQQLDRFAYKIAQSTKGTENSLSVWLGGKEYEPEDIGAEILKKVVQNAQTYQEQQGQRERITKAVITIPAYFNDKQRHATQIAATRAGLAGSELLPEPTAAAISYGFKPDSDDVKTILVYDFGGGTFDSSIVTAAGNQFIESGKAGDLWLGGDDIDDRLIDFVKQQVAETEDLDDIDGLIAKMPHYQRVRFLGDLKMAVEQAKILLSSNSTAKIMPSTPLLDDLGMAISIDVEITREQFESIILPLVERSISVCKNAIKYSDYPEDMIDVVLLVGGSSQIPLVQRKVKLAFGAERVVVHPRPMYAVAEGAAIQAAGLVEKVGTVSRDYCIELVNDPRHKLIEQGDILPVKTTHTFRTEADGQSLIHFKFYSPDNVNKRDDERIGDMWLALDKAYSKGTEILVTAELDEKNGSLQTTAILKNDPSVKVSCSLSTGGEDESISRDVEETIKQLNQEGNLTEHGVQEVYRIAGETVRAANQIKTQDGKIEEDRANAAKEKSQELKRFADDDYDTAEFFIRYFKFITEECDFLLPSSQKARLETLSRDLKNAVSRNAKGDIHKLCEDAKRELDNLPEKVSLILACRDGVSRAHQIEPNKARVLAGKFSQMIDALRREEGYEAQKLFEELAEGIRPYWDRELPTSNNSIATGLTR, from the coding sequence ATGGGAAATATTGTTGGAATTGATTTAGGAACAACCAATTCGGTTGCTGCTTTTAAATTTGCCAATCTCGAAGTGGTCACTGCGCCAGATAATCCTGCACCCGATCGCACTCTTACTCGTTCTGTGATTGCGTTGGAAAACAATCAAATTATCGTAGGAAACGATGCTTACCAAAAGCTAAAAGCCGATCCAGAGAATGTCATTATTTCGATTAAACGTCTGATTGGAAGAGGTTTTGGCGATTCTGTAGTTCAACAGCAATTAGATCGTTTTGCATATAAAATCGCTCAGTCCACAAAGGGTACAGAAAATAGTCTTTCGGTGTGGTTAGGAGGGAAAGAATACGAGCCTGAAGATATTGGTGCTGAAATTTTAAAAAAAGTAGTGCAGAATGCTCAAACTTATCAAGAACAGCAAGGACAAAGAGAAAGAATTACTAAGGCAGTGATTACTATTCCTGCTTATTTTAATGACAAACAAAGACACGCTACTCAAATAGCAGCAACTAGAGCAGGATTAGCGGGATCGGAACTTTTACCAGAGCCAACAGCAGCAGCTATTTCTTATGGATTTAAACCAGACTCCGACGATGTAAAAACTATTTTGGTTTATGACTTTGGTGGTGGTACTTTTGACTCATCTATAGTAACTGCTGCTGGCAATCAATTTATTGAATCTGGTAAAGCAGGTGATTTATGGCTTGGTGGAGATGATATAGACGATCGCCTAATCGATTTTGTTAAACAGCAGGTAGCAGAAACAGAAGATTTAGATGATATTGATGGCTTAATTGCTAAGATGCCGCATTATCAGAGAGTTCGTTTTTTGGGCGATCTAAAAATGGCTGTAGAACAAGCCAAAATTCTGTTAAGTAGCAATTCTACAGCTAAAATTATGCCTTCTACTCCTCTACTAGATGATTTAGGAATGGCTATATCTATTGATGTAGAGATTACCCGCGAACAGTTTGAGAGCATAATTTTACCCCTGGTGGAACGTTCTATTTCCGTCTGTAAAAATGCGATTAAGTATTCTGACTATCCAGAGGACATGATTGATGTTGTATTACTGGTAGGTGGTTCATCACAAATTCCTTTGGTACAGCGAAAAGTTAAATTAGCCTTTGGTGCAGAAAGAGTAGTAGTTCATCCACGCCCCATGTATGCCGTGGCTGAAGGTGCTGCTATTCAAGCTGCTGGGTTGGTAGAAAAGGTTGGTACGGTTTCTCGCGACTATTGTATTGAATTAGTTAACGATCCCAGACACAAACTTATTGAACAAGGAGATATTCTTCCAGTCAAAACTACTCATACTTTTAGAACAGAAGCAGATGGACAAAGCTTAATTCACTTTAAGTTTTATAGTCCTGATAATGTCAACAAGCGAGATGATGAGCGAATTGGGGATATGTGGTTAGCATTGGATAAAGCTTATTCTAAAGGAACAGAGATTTTGGTAACAGCAGAGTTGGATGAGAAAAATGGCTCACTTCAAACTACAGCTATTTTGAAAAACGATCCTTCTGTCAAAGTTAGCTGTTCTCTATCAACTGGCGGAGAAGATGAAAGTATTTCTCGCGACGTAGAAGAGACTATTAAACAATTGAATCAAGAGGGCAATTTAACTGAACATGGAGTTCAGGAAGTCTATCGCATTGCTGGAGAAACAGTTAGGGCTGCTAATCAAATTAAAACTCAAGATGGAAAAATAGAGGAAGATCGAGCTAATGCAGCAAAAGAAAAATCGCAAGAGTTAAAAAGATTTGCTGACGACGATTACGATACTGCGGAATTTTTTATCAGATACTTTAAATTTATTACAGAAGAATGTGATTTTCTACTTCCCTCAAGTCAGAAAGCGCGACTAGAAACTCTGTCTAGAGATTTGAAAAATGCAGTTTCTAGAAATGCTAAGGGTGATATACACAAACTTTGCGAAGATGCTAAACGAGAGTTAGATAATCTTCCTGAAAAAGTCTCGCTAATCCTGGCTTGTCGTGATGGAGTGTCGAGAGCGCATCAAATCGAACCAAACAAAGCCAGAGTATTGGCTGGGAAATTCTCTCAAATGATTGATGCTCTAAGACGTGAGGAAGGCTACGAAGCTCAAAAACTGTTTGAAGAGTTAGCAGAAGGTATTCGTCCTTATTGGGATCGAGAGCTTCCTACTTCTAACAACAGCATTGCTACAGGATTAACCCGATAA
- a CDS encoding LysM peptidoglycan-binding domain-containing protein produces the protein MSVKLTCPVCDRSQIEDNTCPNCETNLSTYRMLAELPVETPVERKEQKRTIPLWLPVGVAILFLLLGIGLGFAGNSVIAKQQPKTTPTSTTASNQTSETKADQLVVSPTVVEKPQGVEKSESKSCGGFNYVVRKGDSLSLIASRLYGDINSWSLISKANPAIQGRESSIEIGELLFVPNLKNNCQNI, from the coding sequence ATGTCAGTAAAGTTAACCTGTCCTGTTTGCGATCGCTCGCAGATCGAAGACAATACTTGTCCTAATTGCGAAACTAATCTTTCTACTTATCGAATGCTGGCAGAATTACCAGTAGAAACACCCGTAGAAAGAAAAGAACAAAAGCGAACTATTCCTTTGTGGTTACCTGTGGGTGTAGCCATTTTATTTCTGCTACTGGGTATTGGCTTAGGATTTGCAGGTAATTCTGTTATTGCCAAACAACAGCCAAAAACTACACCAACTTCTACCACTGCTTCTAATCAAACATCCGAAACCAAAGCAGATCAATTAGTCGTATCTCCTACCGTTGTGGAAAAGCCTCAAGGAGTAGAAAAGTCTGAATCAAAATCCTGTGGCGGCTTTAACTACGTAGTGAGAAAAGGAGATTCTTTATCCTTAATTGCTTCGCGTCTTTATGGAGACATTAACTCTTGGTCATTAATTAGTAAAGCTAATCCAGCAATACAAGGTCGAGAAAGTTCGATAGAAATTGGAGAATTATTATTTGTACCTAATCTTAAGAACAATTGCCAAAACATTTAA
- a CDS encoding tetratricopeptide repeat protein produces MPFLLFLIILIGLGSFIFIQYRKHHKANELYIEAKELETKDTRSPYDTTKLKQVLTLYKQCSKLVNKPEFVKAANQCQQKIDDCQRFQQLVAEGRKKAKRNYFREALRDFTQAKKLFSTTELESEISKCQESIKHQKKYERVLKQSAQIARQGQFKEAIDLLIPALDKFPREDGQHLLSKLRQVIRAKDLYKLGLIAENKAQLQEAIANYKQALDLLPEFTECKIRLAIIVVKQKPKQTISYLERIEGEQAAYIRGFAHIQLGNWQQADREWQSISKVSIEIVQRPILKRLAECDRLLQIKEIESTVDNNNVEIAKKLSLEFINKFGSEPTVKQNLENYIQPFLDRQIWKSQNWQEIAAKTEQIWLEQQDINSLHNWAIASYYLSQTDSSKLDYFIIAWSTALANIEFNPTLQDIPWLGNNSIDIKDIFAKLKQILENAIDAVKDEDINKYLKLRDIYRRDMVTLSLIQQNDCGMRIKQQLFILPGCYQRFCDRFPEIKFPVQILGALYTDWGLAVAACHDGDTARAIKIKPSKNPSSVADRFASCFVAYHEGCYYLQNLEWREAIKSLQQAQSEIKVKSVWSKEIDKLCELQRKKIDDFEEHLEFSQFWYELINSQAAKSYFAEKKAIQVGIKLDDKKISPEQGLKELKEVASIDPNNSFILDLIQRVDISIEAEKIDRLIKQGQFSDAIMVAKRSRHEKIRFRLAEMCIDLLLEGAKNRSLNFETMHQLGRWAYELCPREPAFQPIYSQLGIY; encoded by the coding sequence ATGCCATTTTTACTTTTTCTTATTATTTTAATAGGCTTAGGTAGCTTCATATTCATCCAATATCGAAAGCACCATAAAGCTAATGAACTTTATATTGAAGCCAAAGAATTAGAAACGAAAGATACTAGAAGTCCTTACGATACAACTAAGCTTAAACAAGTTCTTACACTATATAAGCAGTGCAGTAAATTAGTTAATAAACCCGAATTTGTCAAAGCTGCAAATCAATGTCAGCAAAAAATAGACGATTGCCAAAGATTTCAGCAACTAGTAGCTGAAGGTAGAAAAAAAGCTAAAAGAAATTATTTTAGAGAAGCATTACGTGATTTTACGCAAGCCAAGAAACTTTTTTCCACCACTGAATTAGAAAGCGAAATATCTAAATGTCAGGAAAGTATTAAGCACCAAAAAAAGTATGAAAGGGTTTTAAAACAGTCCGCTCAAATAGCTAGACAAGGACAATTTAAAGAAGCAATTGATTTACTTATACCTGCACTCGATAAATTTCCTCGTGAAGATGGGCAACACTTACTAAGTAAATTACGACAAGTAATACGAGCCAAAGACTTATATAAATTGGGGTTGATTGCAGAAAATAAAGCTCAACTTCAAGAAGCGATCGCCAATTACAAACAAGCATTAGATCTATTACCAGAATTTACTGAATGCAAAATTAGGCTGGCTATTATTGTTGTTAAACAAAAACCCAAACAAACAATTTCTTATTTAGAAAGAATAGAGGGAGAACAAGCAGCTTATATTCGTGGTTTTGCTCATATTCAATTGGGAAACTGGCAGCAAGCAGATAGAGAATGGCAGTCTATTTCTAAAGTCAGTATAGAAATAGTTCAGCGTCCTATTCTTAAACGTTTGGCAGAATGCGATCGCTTATTACAAATTAAAGAAATTGAATCTACGGTTGATAATAACAACGTTGAGATAGCTAAAAAACTTAGTTTAGAATTTATCAACAAGTTTGGCTCAGAACCTACAGTAAAGCAAAACTTAGAAAATTATATCCAACCTTTTTTAGATCGTCAGATTTGGAAAAGTCAAAACTGGCAAGAAATAGCTGCAAAAACCGAACAAATTTGGTTAGAACAACAGGATATTAACTCTTTGCACAATTGGGCGATCGCTAGCTACTATCTTTCTCAAACAGATTCCAGTAAGTTAGATTATTTCATTATTGCTTGGTCAACAGCTTTAGCAAATATAGAGTTCAATCCTACACTACAAGACATTCCTTGGTTGGGAAATAACTCCATAGATATAAAAGATATTTTTGCCAAACTAAAACAAATACTGGAAAATGCGATCGATGCTGTAAAAGATGAGGATATTAATAAGTATCTTAAACTACGAGATATTTATCGTCGAGACATGGTGACATTATCTTTAATTCAGCAGAATGATTGTGGGATGAGAATTAAGCAGCAATTGTTTATTCTTCCTGGCTGTTACCAGCGTTTTTGCGATCGCTTTCCCGAAATCAAATTTCCTGTTCAAATCTTGGGCGCACTATACACAGATTGGGGATTGGCTGTAGCAGCTTGTCACGACGGAGATACAGCCCGTGCTATTAAAATTAAACCTAGCAAAAATCCATCTTCCGTTGCCGATCGCTTTGCTAGTTGCTTTGTCGCCTACCATGAAGGTTGTTATTATCTGCAAAATCTAGAATGGCGTGAAGCAATTAAATCTCTTCAGCAAGCTCAATCTGAGATTAAAGTTAAGTCTGTTTGGTCTAAAGAAATAGATAAACTTTGTGAATTACAGCGTAAGAAAATAGATGATTTTGAAGAACATCTAGAATTTAGTCAATTCTGGTACGAACTTATAAATAGTCAAGCTGCTAAAAGTTATTTTGCTGAAAAAAAAGCTATACAAGTCGGTATAAAACTGGACGACAAAAAAATTAGTCCCGAACAAGGACTAAAAGAATTGAAAGAAGTAGCAAGTATCGATCCAAATAATTCTTTTATTCTCGATTTGATACAAAGAGTAGATATATCAATCGAAGCGGAAAAAATTGATCGTTTAATAAAACAAGGACAATTTAGTGATGCAATTATGGTAGCAAAACGATCTCGCCATGAAAAAATCCGCTTTAGACTTGCTGAGATGTGTATAGACTTACTGCTCGAAGGTGCTAAAAATCGTAGTTTGAACTTTGAAACTATGCACCAACTTGGACGATGGGCTTATGAACTTTGCCCACGCGAACCAGCATTTCAACCGATTTATAGCCAATTAGGAATTTATTAA
- a CDS encoding nucleotide exchange factor GrpE: MTTNQLPALKLNDEQRNQLQQELGTLLKEKMSLKQTIQQQGEKATSEKEELFLELLEVFDALEFFLNYIEENPDPNPKFFKRLPKSLGTIQKKLLNILERRQVEPIEFQNTKPDYSICQVVDREEREDIEEQTITKVVRQGFRVEDKVLRPIEVITSKKP; the protein is encoded by the coding sequence ATGACTACTAATCAATTACCAGCTTTAAAACTAAACGATGAACAGAGAAATCAACTTCAACAGGAATTAGGAACTCTGCTTAAAGAAAAAATGTCTCTCAAGCAAACTATACAGCAACAAGGGGAAAAAGCAACATCAGAAAAAGAAGAACTATTTCTAGAATTGCTAGAAGTTTTCGATGCTCTGGAATTTTTTCTTAATTACATTGAAGAAAATCCCGATCCCAATCCCAAATTTTTTAAGCGTTTACCAAAATCTTTGGGAACTATTCAGAAAAAGCTACTCAATATTCTTGAGCGCAGACAAGTAGAGCCAATTGAGTTTCAAAATACTAAACCTGACTATAGTATTTGCCAAGTAGTCGATCGCGAAGAGAGAGAAGATATTGAGGAGCAAACAATTACGAAAGTAGTTCGTCAAGGATTTCGAGTGGAAGATAAAGTTTTACGTCCTATTGAAGTTATTACGTCTAAAAAACCATAA
- a CDS encoding type II toxin-antitoxin system Phd/YefM family antitoxin, protein MTQLDITQAKADLSKLLDLAIKGEEIVITQDNKPVAKISPIVSMQRPLKRGSAKGKVQMSSDFDEPLEDFREYME, encoded by the coding sequence ATGACACAACTAGATATAACCCAAGCGAAGGCAGATTTATCTAAACTCTTAGATCTTGCTATTAAAGGCGAAGAGATTGTTATTACTCAAGATAATAAACCAGTGGCTAAAATTTCTCCTATAGTCTCTATGCAACGCCCCCTAAAAAGAGGTAGTGCCAAAGGAAAAGTACAGATGAGTAGTGATTTCGATGAACCTTTAGAAGACTTCAGGGAATATATGGAATGA